From Cryptomeria japonica unplaced genomic scaffold, Sugi_1.0 HiC_scaffold_28, whole genome shotgun sequence, a single genomic window includes:
- the LOC131861591 gene encoding phospholipase A1-Igamma1, chloroplastic-like: MAVFPLPQLEDNAVLLPSSQTNSTQPQLCDVWRDIQGAHNWNGLLDPMVPNLKAEALRYGNLAQLCYDAFDGKSYSKNYGTCYHSKRDLFNKMGMSESGYQVTKYVYANTNLLNQVFGEKPKDQGVWLGFIAVCTDPNEIRRLGRRDIVIAWRGTQTAEEWIEDLRDILVPTRLSYRCKRTGKNQEHHFADGVLIERGFLSCYTSTVRHRQGAAGATVNISTRDLVVSEIERLIQVYEKEMDNLSITFTGHSLGAALATLSAYDIKQMLCTKHNFHQIPVTVFAFASPRVGNLAFAKRVEEIGVKVLRFVNKRDVVPKVPGVCMNENVGCLSKLLHWLPWTYFHVGFELPLHNNSPFIQHTHNLAYFHNLELYLHLLDGYVGSKQPFSWSGRDHALVNKSCDLLREKYEIPPKWWQEQNKGLVKGPDGKWTQPSEEE, encoded by the coding sequence ATGGCCGTATTTCCATTGCCCCAGCTTGAAGATAATGCTGTATTATTACCCAGTTCCCAAACTAACTCAACGCAGCCTCAGCTATGTGACGtatggagagatatacaaggtgcCCATAATTGGAATGGTTTGCTTGATCCCATGGTGCCCAATTTGAAAGCTGAAGCTCTCAGATATGGGAATTTGGCACAGCTTTGTTACGACGCATTTGATGGCAAAAGCTACTCCAAAAACTACGGCACATGTTATCACAGTAAAAGAGATCTGTTCAATAAGATGGGCATGTCTGAAAGTGGCTACCAAGTCACTAAATATGTTTACGCCAATACTAATCTGTTAAATCAAGTTTTTGGTGAGAAACCAAAAGACCAAGGTGTTTGGTTGGGTTTTATTGCAGTTTGCACGGATCCAAATGAGATAAGAAGGCTTGGACGACGAGACATAGTGATTGCATGGAGAGGAACTCAGACTGCTGAAGAATGGATAGAAGACCTGAGAGATATTCTTGTACCTACAAGATTATCCTATAGATGCAAGAGGACAGGCAAAAACCAAGAGCATCATTTCGCGGATGGAGTACTAATTGAGAGAGGATTCCTGAGCTGCTATACTTCAACTGTCCGTCACCGTCAAGGCGCTGCAGGAGCCACTGTGAACATCAGCACCAGAGATTTGGTAGTCTCAGAGATAGAACGATTGATTCAAGTTTATGAAAAAGAGATGGACAATTTAAGCATAACATTTACGGGACACAGCTTAGGAGCTGCTCTTGCAACCTTGAGCGCTTATGATATCAAACAAATGCTTTGCACCAAGCATAATTTTCATCAAATTCCCGTCACCGTCTTCGCTTTTGCCTCTCCCCGGGTGGGAAATCTTGCGTTTGCTAAACGGGTGGAGGAGATTGGAGTGAAAGTGCTGAGGTTTGTGAACAAGCGTGACGTGGTTCCCAAAGTGCCCGGAGTTTGTATGAACGAGAACGTGGGATGCCTCAGCAAATTGCTGCATTGGCTTCCGTGGACATACTTTCATGTTGGCTTCGAGCTTCCTTTACACAACAATTCTCCATTCATTCAGCACACCCATAATCTTGCCTACTTTCATAATTTAGAGCTTTACTTGCATTTACTGGACGGGTATGTTGGAAGTAAGCAGCCGTTTTCTTGGAGTGGAAGAGATCATGCTCTGGTTAATAAGAGCTGTGATTTATTGCGCGAGAAATATGAAATTCCTCCAAAATGGTGGCAGGAACAGAACAAGGGCCTCGTTAAAGGTCCAGATGGCAAATGGACGCAGCCATCAGAAGAGGAATAA